Genomic DNA from Streptomyces sp. GS7:
GAGCGTGTACATCACGGTGTCGAGGTCGGGACACACCTTGAGCCCGAACAGATGGATGTCGTCGCCGGTGTTGCCGATGACGGTGACGTCCGCGTCCGGAGCCGCTGCCTTCAGTCCCCGCAGGAAGCGGGCGCCGCCGATACCGCCGGCCAGAACCACAATGCGCATGCCGGTAAGTGTGTCAGCCGGATGCCGCGTCCATGAGGGGTGGTGGCCAGGAGGGACGGACGTCACGAGGGGCCGCTGCGCGCGAGGGCGGGGCCGCCGGGGCGGCGGCGGGTCAGGGCGCCGCGGTCTCCGGGGCGGGAGCCGCGCACCGGGCGCCGTGCGGCGCGCCGTGCATCGGCATCTCGGTCAGGCCGGGGAAGTACACGTGCAGGCTGACGGCGGGCGCCAGCGCGTCGTTGGCGACCTCGTGGACGTACCCCGGGGCGAAGACCCGCTGCGCCCCGGCCGCCAGCGTGCGCGTCCCGCCGGTGCCGTGCTCGGTCAACTCGCCTTCCAGGACGGTCAGTACGCCCGACGACGGCCCGTGGTCGTGCCGGCCGCTGCCCTGGCCGGGCACCCAGCTCAGCAGCCACACCTCGTAGCCCGGGCCGCGGCGCAGCCGGTGGTACCAGCGGGTGGTGGCGTCGAAGCGGACCAGCGGCGCCCAGGAGGCGCGGTCGGCGGCGATCGAGCGTGCCAGGCCCGCGAAGCCGGCGACGGTGGCGGGGTGGGCGGGGACGGGCGGCAGCAGGTGCGGGATGGCGAGCGGGTCGCCGGCGATCTGGACGTCGCTGTTCATGGGGTTCCGGGTTCCTCGGCGGAAGTGCGGGGCGGTGCGGCGGGGATCCGCCCGGCGGTGGCGGGGGAGTGCGGCACGGCGCGGGCTGTTCCTTGTGGGGGCGCGGCGCGGTGGTCGCGGCAGAGCAAGGGCGCTGCGGGGTGGTGCGAGCGGCGGCTGGAGCTCAGTGGCTACGACAGCTGGAACAGCGGCAGCGGGCCTGCGCAGCGCAGAGCGACCCGTAGGAACGGGTCAGGCGGGGCGCGGCGGTCGCTGGCATGCGGTCAAGGAGACACGGGGCGGCGGCGCGCTGTCAACCGGAGGCGGGGTTCGCCGGACGCATTCACCTCATCCGGTTACCGCGTCCGGAGAAAGGTTTGTGCAGCCCGCCGTGAGGAGAGGTCGCCCATCAGCCGCGCCCCCCAACGCCGTTGCGGACCTGTGATCCCGCTGTGATCTTCCCCGCTTCGCCGCGCCGGGTGCAACGGATGGGCGGTTCGCCGGCGTCTCAGTGCGTGAGAAGTGCCGGGAGGTGCTGGAGAGGTGCCGAGAGAAACCCGCGGATGGCACGCCCGGGGAAGTGTCCTGGTTTTGGATGATTTGAACACTTTCCGCATACGCTTGGTTCCGCAGAGTGAATAAGAGGCCCAATAGCAGATCTCGGCTTGACTGGCCCGGATCAGCACACTTGTAATTTCACTCGTGTCGTTCAGCCGAAATCGATCACGGCTTGATCACGGGGACGTAAAGACAGACGAGGGGCGCACATGACCGAGCTGTTCCAGGAATTGCTGGTCGAGGAGGCGGACGAGGAGCTCGGCTGGCAGGAGCGCGCACTGTGCGCCCAGACCGACCCCGAGTCCTTCTTCCCGGAGAAGGGTGGCTCCACCCGCGAGGCCAAGAAGGTCTGCCTCGCCTGCGAAGTCCGGTCGGAGTGCCTGGAGTACGCCCTCGCCAACGACGAGCGCTTCGGTATCTGGGGCGGTCTGTCCGAACGCGAGCGGCGCCGGCTGAAGAAGGCCGCCGTCTGACCATGACAGGCCAGCCCGCCCGACCGGCAGCACGCGGCCGTGCCGACCACACCGCCGCACCACCCCAACTCCCCATATCCCCCCATACCGAACCCACCGCCTCCAGCGCTCTGTTCGCCGGAGGCGGTCTGCTGTGTACGGAGCCGGTTGGCGGCCCGGCGCGAAGCATTAGTGTGGGGCCCCGTCCGAGACACGCCAACGCCCCCGGCGCGGGGTGCGCGTGTCCCTCGTAGTCCGTCGCAGTGTCTTCCGGGGGCGGGGGCCTTGAGCGACTTCGCCGCGGGCCCCGGACTCCCGGGTCCGGAGGGCCCGTACCTCGATGTCCGTGCACAGCCAGCCGGCGGCCCAGGCCGCCTCACACGCAGCCGTCACTCCAGAATTCCCCCGGCACGTCGTCACCGCGGTGATCGTCTCCCATGACGGTGCGCGCTGGCTGCCCGACGCGCTCGCCGGGCTGCTCGGCCAGGAGCGCCCGGTGCAGAACGTCGTCGGCGCCGACACCGGCAGCGCGGACGACTCCGCACGGCTGCTCGCCGAGGCCATCGGCGACGAACGCGTCCTGCACCTCGCCCGGCGCTCCGGATTCGGCACCGCCGTCGACGAGGCCGTCCGCACCGCCCCCGTCCTCGGCCCCGACGACCTGCCGTACCTGCGGCGGCCCAGCGGCTGGGACCCGGTCAGCCGCACCTGGCGCGACGAGGCGTACGACATGCCGGAACTCCCGCACGGGGAGCCGGTCCAGTGGCTGTGGCTGCTGCACGACGACTGCGCGCCCGAGCCGGACGCGCTCGCCGAGCTGCTGCGGGTCGCCGACGCCAGCCCCTCCACCGTCGTCGTCGGACCCAAGCTGCGCAGCTGGTACGACCGCCGGCAGCTGCTCGAAGCCGGTGTCAGCATCGCGCGCAGCGGCCGGCGCTGGACCGGCCTGGACCGCCGCGAACAGGACCAGGGACAGCACGACCAGATCCGGCCCGTGCTGTCCGTCTCCACCGCCGGCATGCTCATCCGCCGCGACGTCTACGAGCAGCTGGGCGGCTTCGACCGCCGACTGCCGCTGATGCGCGACGACGTCGACCTGTGCTGGCGCGCCCAGGCCGCCGGCCACCAGGTCCTCGTCGCACCGGACGCCATCCTGCGGCACGCCGAGGCCGCCGCCCGCGAGCGCCGCCCCATCGACTGCGTCGGCCGCCATGTCGCCAACCCGCACCGCGTCGACAAGGCCGGCGCGGTCTACACGCTGCTCACCAACACCCGCGGCGCACTGCTCCCGTACACCCTGGTGCGGCTGCTGCTCGGCACCTTCCTGCGGGTCCTCGCCTACCTCGTCGGCAAGGTCCCCGGCCAGGCGCTGGACGAACTCGCCGGCCTCTTCGGGACCCTGCTGCGGCCCGGCAAGATCCTCGCCGGGCGCAAGCGCCGCGGCCGTCCTGCGGTGGACGCCAAGGAGCTGCGGGCACTGTTCCCGCCGCCCGGCGCGACCGTCCGCGCCACCGCCGAACAGGTCGCGGGCAACCTCGCCGGGCGCGCCGCCCCCGACGTGGCCTCGGCCGGCCGGCACGGCGCCGTGGAGTCCGGACCCGGCGGCGACGACGCCGACTTCCTGGAGATCGAGCAGTTCGCCCGGCTCAAGCGGATCGCCCGCCGGCCCGCGCCGGTGCTCTTCCTCGTCCTGCTGGTCGTCTCCCTGATCGCCTGCCGCGGGCTGCTCGGCACCGGCTCGCTGGCCGGCGGCGCGCTGCTGCCGGCACCCGGGAGCCTGGGCGGCCTGTGGTCGTCGTACGTCGACAGCTGGCACCCGGTCGGCGTCGGCGACACCGCCGCCGCGCCGCCCTACCTGGCCGTGCTCGCCGTGGTGTCCACGCTCTTCTTCGGCAGCACCGGCTTCACCCTCACCCTGCTGCTGGTCTGCTCCGTGCCGCTGGCCGGCCTGACCGCGTACTTCGCCTCCCGCCCGCTGGTCGCCTCCCGGCTGCTGCGGGCCTGGGGCAGCATCGCCTACGCCTTCCTGCCCGCCGCCACCGGCGCGCTCGCCGGCGGCCGGCTGGGCACCGCCGTACTGGCCGTCCTGCTGCCTCTGATGGCGCGCGCCGCCGTCGCCGCGAGCGGGCTGCGGCTGGCCACCGGCACCCGCCCCGGCTGGCGCGCCGCCTGGGCCTACGCGCTGCTGGTCACCTTCACGACGGCCTTCACCCCGATCGTCTGGCCGATCGCGGTGCTGCTCGGCATCGGGTTGCTCGTCCTGCGCCTCCTGGACGGCAACCGCGCGCTGCTGCCGGCGTACGCGGTGCGCTTCCTGGCCGTGACCGTCGCCCCGCTGGTGGTGCTGGCCCCCTGGTCGCTGTCGCTGTTCGCCCACCCGTCGCGGTTCTTCCAGGAGGCCGGGCTCGACTACGGCGCGGGCAGCGCCTCCGTGCTCGACCTCGTCGGGCTCAGCCCCGGCGGCCCCAAGGCCGTCGGCGGACTGCTGCTCCTCGGCGTCGTCCTGGCCGCGCTCGCCGCCACGCTGCGCGGCGAGCGGCAGACCGCGATCCGCACCGCCTGGGCGGTGGCGCTGACCGGGCTGCTGCTCGCCGCGCTCGGCAACGCCTCGGGCTGGACCGGGCCCGCGATGCTGGTCTACGGGCTGGCGCTGCTGTGCGCGGCGACGGTCGGCGCCGAGGGCATCCGCACCCGCATGGCCGCGCTCGGCTTCGGCTGGAAGCAGCCGGTGGCCGTCCTGATCGCGCTGGCGTCCGCCATCGCCCCCCTCTACGCCGCGGCCAGCTGGATGATCACCGGCGCCGCCGGCCCGCTCCAGCGGCGCGACCCCACGCAGGTCCCGGCGTTCGTCGCCGAGGAGTCCAGCACCTTCGACCGCGCCCGCACCCTCGTCCTGGACGGCACGGCGGGCCATGTCTCCTACTCACTGGTCCGCGGCTCCGGCGCCCAGCTCGGGGACGCCGACATCGCCGACCGGGCGGGCACGGACCAGCGGCTCGACAGCATCGTCGCCCACCTCGTGGCCGGCTCCGGCGCCGACCAGACCGACCAGCTCGGCGGTTACGCGGTCCGCTACGTCCTGGTCCGCAAGGGCGCCCCGCGCGAGATGGGTCGCGTCCTGGACACGACCCCGGGCCTGACCCGGCTCAGCCAGGACGACGGCAGCGCCCTGTGGCGGATCGACCGCCGGGTCTCCCGGATCTCGATCGTGCCGGGCCAGACCAAGGAGGGCACCGCCAGCGGCGACGCCGTGGCGCCGGTGCCCGTACCGGCCGGGCCGGTCGACGCGCACACCACGAAGGTGCCCGAGGGCTCCGCCGGCCGGATCCTGCGCATCGCGGACGCCGCCGACGACGGCTGGCACGCCAGCCTCAACGGCACCGCCCTCAAGCCCGTCACCGTCGACGGCTGGGCCCAGGGCTTCCAGCTCCCGTCGGGCGGCGGCCGCCTCGACCTCACCCACGACAACCCGCTGAGCCACACCCTCTGGCTGTGGGCCCAGGGCCTGCTCGCCCTCGTCCTGGTGGTGATGGCGCTGCCGGGCCGACGCCGGGAGGTCGACGACGACCTGCCCGAGGACGCCG
This window encodes:
- a CDS encoding glycosyltransferase family 2 protein, giving the protein MSVHSQPAAQAASHAAVTPEFPRHVVTAVIVSHDGARWLPDALAGLLGQERPVQNVVGADTGSADDSARLLAEAIGDERVLHLARRSGFGTAVDEAVRTAPVLGPDDLPYLRRPSGWDPVSRTWRDEAYDMPELPHGEPVQWLWLLHDDCAPEPDALAELLRVADASPSTVVVGPKLRSWYDRRQLLEAGVSIARSGRRWTGLDRREQDQGQHDQIRPVLSVSTAGMLIRRDVYEQLGGFDRRLPLMRDDVDLCWRAQAAGHQVLVAPDAILRHAEAAARERRPIDCVGRHVANPHRVDKAGAVYTLLTNTRGALLPYTLVRLLLGTFLRVLAYLVGKVPGQALDELAGLFGTLLRPGKILAGRKRRGRPAVDAKELRALFPPPGATVRATAEQVAGNLAGRAAPDVASAGRHGAVESGPGGDDADFLEIEQFARLKRIARRPAPVLFLVLLVVSLIACRGLLGTGSLAGGALLPAPGSLGGLWSSYVDSWHPVGVGDTAAAPPYLAVLAVVSTLFFGSTGFTLTLLLVCSVPLAGLTAYFASRPLVASRLLRAWGSIAYAFLPAATGALAGGRLGTAVLAVLLPLMARAAVAASGLRLATGTRPGWRAAWAYALLVTFTTAFTPIVWPIAVLLGIGLLVLRLLDGNRALLPAYAVRFLAVTVAPLVVLAPWSLSLFAHPSRFFQEAGLDYGAGSASVLDLVGLSPGGPKAVGGLLLLGVVLAALAATLRGERQTAIRTAWAVALTGLLLAALGNASGWTGPAMLVYGLALLCAATVGAEGIRTRMAALGFGWKQPVAVLIALASAIAPLYAAASWMITGAAGPLQRRDPTQVPAFVAEESSTFDRARTLVLDGTAGHVSYSLVRGSGAQLGDADIADRAGTDQRLDSIVAHLVAGSGADQTDQLGGYAVRYVLVRKGAPREMGRVLDTTPGLTRLSQDDGSALWRIDRRVSRISIVPGQTKEGTASGDAVAPVPVPAGPVDAHTTKVPEGSAGRILRIADAADDGWHASLNGTALKPVTVDGWAQGFQLPSGGGRLDLTHDNPLSHTLWLWAQGLLALVLVVMALPGRRREVDDDLPEDAAAAAAAAAPAAGEGRRARRLRAQAEAAGAAAAGAAVGAGAAAAADEAAFPAADTGEEVPADPPAAPAPDPGPDPAQLTDPYAAVPQQHSYEDWQAAAQQAPPTAPGHPADQQQYAPVDDPYGAGQYGGQPYAPDPYQAGGYPADPYQAGGYDPYGYGAQQQPYGDPAQQPQQPQQPYDDTAYSGYSDAYPEPRRDGSDQQ
- a CDS encoding WhiB family transcriptional regulator → MTELFQELLVEEADEELGWQERALCAQTDPESFFPEKGGSTREAKKVCLACEVRSECLEYALANDERFGIWGGLSERERRRLKKAAV
- a CDS encoding cysteine dioxygenase codes for the protein MNSDVQIAGDPLAIPHLLPPVPAHPATVAGFAGLARSIAADRASWAPLVRFDATTRWYHRLRRGPGYEVWLLSWVPGQGSGRHDHGPSSGVLTVLEGELTEHGTGGTRTLAAGAQRVFAPGYVHEVANDALAPAVSLHVYFPGLTEMPMHGAPHGARCAAPAPETAAP